One part of the Mytilus trossulus isolate FHL-02 chromosome 11, PNRI_Mtr1.1.1.hap1, whole genome shotgun sequence genome encodes these proteins:
- the LOC134690260 gene encoding baculoviral IAP repeat-containing protein 2-like, whose amino-acid sequence MSLVKEIADKKRRRRDDSFSLESSGKQSLSEDILECKLSLLQIQKHLNNPDNLDNATNIVEHQNKLKATCEKLEKKGNVNTDEESFIRMHDPESKHLHGKENNMKMVNAEGIPRKELGDLLRLRVPQYHTHYLYPLSRSMSNEMMRFSSLSTFPRHIDISMTRLARAGFFFTGEGCTTKCYSCGITYDQWKSGYDPSAIHKSISPFCTLVNSFDCEIPPFQCDSYLLRTPPNDAATSMNVGFHDENLQQSQGTVSSQRDAYTGHKITTVKAISVPISHASTENAARNIPTSDITGQTADDSKNNSRTNDCQHDYASLGINIDKPKYPDYAALQVRISSYQGWPSYLEQTPREMAVSGFFFAGYHDYTRCFFCGGGLRNWELGDDPWLEHARWFPQCSFLKQNKGDIFVNDIQRRKQQLENTTQQNNLQSLSAEVSGSRSTQPSTDMDTHPLLDSVAVKSVCEMGYTKEQVVKPLQIIKDSGQELTAHNILQILLDREDAIRFNTSPSTRATESVATPSTLSPSTPNLRDEAEKILEENQQLKEQRLCKVCLDLDVSIAFLPCGHIVCCKDCAPAMRNCPICRKYIKGTVKTYLA is encoded by the exons ATGTCATTAGTTAAAGAGATTGCAGATAAGAAAAGACGTAGGCGAGATGACTCGTTTAGTTTAGAATCGTCAGGAAAACAAAGCCTTTCAGAGGATATATTAGAATGCAAATTATCATTGTTGCAAATCCAAAAACATTTGAACAATCCAGACAATTTGGATAATGCCACGAATATAGTGgaacatcaaaataaattaaaagcgACTTGTGAAAAACTTGAAAAGAAAGGAAATGTGAATACCGACGAGGAAAGTTTTATCCGAATGCATGATCCAGAAAGTAAACATCTACatggaaaagaaaataatatgaaaatggtTAATGCAGAAGGAATACCACGAAAAGAGTTAGGCGATTTATTGAGACTCCGTGTACCTCAATATCATACACATTATCTTTATCCTTTATCACGATCTATGTCAAATGAAATGATGAGATTTTCATCATTAAGTACATTCCCACGTCATATAGATATCAGTATGACACGTTTAGCTAGAGCTGGGTTTTTCTTTACTGGAGAGGGCTGTACAACAAAATGTTATTCTTGTGGAATAACTTACGACCAATGGAAATCAGGATATGACCCTTCAGCAATTCACAAAAGTATATCACCATTTTGTACACTTGTGAATAGTTTTGATTGtgaaattcctccgtttcaatgTGATAGTTACTTATTAAGAACACCGCCAAATGATGCGGCTACATCTATGAACGTCGGTTTTCATGACGAAAATCTTCAACAAAGTCAAGGTACAGTATCTTCACAAAGAGATGCGTACACTGGTCACAAGATAACGACAGTGAAAGCAATAAGTGTTCCAATTTCTCATGCTTCAACCGAAAATGCGGCTAGAAATATCCCAACCAGTGACATAACAGGACAAACTGCTGACGatagtaaaaataattcaagGACGAACGACTGTCAACACGATTATGCATCGCTTGGTATAAACATTGACAAGCCGAAATATCCAGATTATGCTGCTCTGCAAGTTCGAATTAGTTCCTATCAAGGATGGCCATCGTATCTTGAACAAACACCACGCGAGATGGCTGTATCCGGATTCTTTTTTGCAGGTTACCATGACTATACGAGGTGTTTCTTCTGTGGAGGTGGACTACGTAACTGGGAGCTTGGTGACGATCCTTGGTTAGAGCATGCACGATGGTTCCCACAATGTTcttttttgaaacaaaacaaaggcGATATATTTGTCAATGACATTCAGAGACGGAAACAACAATTG GAAAATACTACTCAGCAGAACAACTTACAGTCATTGTCAGCTGAAGTTAGCGGTAGTAGAAGTACACAGCCTTCGACAGACATGGATACACATCCATTACTAGATAGTGTCGCTGTGAAAAGTGTTTGTGAGATGGGATATACTAAAGAACAAGTTGTAAAACCATTACAGATAATCAAGGACTCGGGACAAG AATTAACCGCTCATAATATCCTGCAAATTTTACTTGATCGTGAGGATGCGATCAGATTCAATACATCTCCATCCACACGAGCCACTGAGAGTGTAGCAACGCCTAGTACTTTATCGCCAAGTACCCCAAACTTACGAGATG aagcagaaaaaatattagaagAAAACCAGCAATTAAAAGAACAAAGATTATGTAAAGTGTGTCTAGATTTAGACGTCTCTATCGCCTTTCTACCATGTGGACATATAGTGTGTTGTAAAGACTGCGCTCCTGCTATGAGAAATTGTCCTATTTGTCGCAAATACATAAAAGGAACAGTTAAAACATATcttgcataa